One Peromyscus leucopus breed LL Stock chromosome 4, UCI_PerLeu_2.1, whole genome shotgun sequence genomic region harbors:
- the Rtel1 gene encoding regulator of telomere elongation helicase 1 isoform X5: MPRVVLNGVTVDFPFQPYQCQQEYMIKVLECLQKGVNGILESPTGTGKTLCLLCTTLAWREHLRDSVSSLKIAERVQGELFASRSLSSWNAAATSGDPIACYTDIPKIIYASRTHSQLTQVISELRNTSYRPKVCVLGSREQLCIHPEVKKQESNHMQIHLCRKKVASRSCHFYNNVEEKSLEQELATPILDIEDLVKNGSKHKVCPYYLSRNMKQQADIIFMPYNYLLDAKSRKAHNIDLKGTVVIFDEAHNVEKICEESASFDLTPRDVASGLEAINQVLEEQARVAQQGELQLEFSADTPSTGLNMELEDIAKLKMILLRLEGAIDAVQLPGDDRGVTKPGSYIFELFAEAQITFQTKGCILESLDQIIQHLAGRTGVFTNTVGLQKLMDIIQIVFSVDPPEGSPGSLVGLGISHSYKVHIHPETSHWRTAQRSDAWSTTTSRKQGKVLSYWCFSPSHSMRELVYQGVRTLILTSGTLAPLSSFALEMQIPFPVCLENPHIIGRNQLWVGVVPRGPDGVQLSSAYDKRFSKECLSSLGKALGNIARVVPQGLLVFFPSYPVMEKSLEFWRAQDLAKKVEVLKPLFVEPRNKGSFSEVIDAYYQRVASPGSSGATFLAVCRGKASEGLDFSDMNGRGVIVTGLPYPPRMDPRVVLKMQFLDELRSRSGAGGQCLSGQEWYQQQASRAVNQAIGRVIRHRHDYGAIFLCDHRFAYADARAQLPSWVRPYLKVYDNFGHVVRDVAQFFRVAQKTMPLPVPQAVTSSVSEREVSVKEATLSSPLLSTRKAMSLDVHVPSLRQRPIGLSASGDSESSLCVEYEQQPISAQQRPVGLLAALEYNEQKGGASEKEQALGSSTLPLRCEKRLSVEQRGGRRKVRLVSHPKEPMAGTQDRAKLFMVAVKQALSQANFNTFTQALQHYKGSDDFEALVASLTCLFAEDPKKHILFKDFYQFVRPHHKQQFEDICFQLTGQGCGYQQGHDLPFREQAQSAADSTSVGRQLDPGEHLNQGRPHLSAHLLPKGDPSDCPKVGCTVEKPGQPAVSTYLSDVRKALGSAGCSQLMAALRAYKQDDDLGKVLAVVAALTTAKPEHLSLLQRFGMFVRPHHKPHFLQTCADLTGLPTTSKGLELPGPKEESVTVPSELAHEDTKPGPSMSNKPEKTQSKISSFLRQRPDQSVRSDDCTPEPMKPMKPERTAFVCPACAAEDTVLFQCPSCDFYRCRACWQQQLKASRTCPDCGAVNRKQSLAQVFWPKPHSTQMELANPLQVSYLTT; encoded by the exons ATGCCCAGGGTAGTCCTGAATGGTGTGACAGTGGATTTCCCTTTCCAGCCCTACCAATGTCAACAGGAGTACATGATCAAGGTGCTAGAATGTCTCCAGAAG GGAGTGAATGGCATCCTAGAGAGCCCCACAGGCACTGGGAAGACGCTCTGCCTCCTCTGCACTACATTGGCCTGGCGGGAACATCTCCGTGATTCTGTTTCTTCCCTAAAGATTGCTGAGAGAGTTCAAGGTGAACTCTTTGCCAGTCGGTCTTTGTCATCCTGGAATGCTGCTGCTACCAGTGGAGACCCGATAG CTTGCTACACAGACATCCCAAAGATCATCTATGCTTCTAGAACGCACTCACagctaactcaggtcatcagtgaGCTTCGGAATACTTCCTACCG GCCCAAGGTGTGTGTGCTGGGCTCCCGGGAGCAGCTGTGTATTCACCCTGAAGTGAAGAAGCAGGAGAGTAACCACATGCAG ATCCATTTATGCCGCAAGAAGGTAGCAAGTCGCTCCTGCCATTTCTACAACAATGTAGAAG AGAAAAGCCTGGAGCAGGAGTTGGCCACCCCCATCCTGGACATTGAAGACCTTGTCAAGAATGGAAGCAAACACAA AGTGTGCCCATACTACCTTTCTCGAAACATGAAGCAGCAAGCTGACATCATCTTTATGCCATACAATTACTTGTTGGATGCTAAG AGTCGTAAGGCACACAACATTGACCTGAAGGGGACAGTCGTGATCTTTGATGAAGCCCACAATGTG GAGAAGATATGTGAGGAGTCAGCCTCCTTTGACTTGACGCCCCGTGATGTGGCTTCAGGACTGGAGGCTATTAACCAGGTTTTAGAGGAGCAAGCCCGGGTGGCTCAGCAGGGTGAACTCCAACTGGAGTTCAGTGCAGATACCCCCAGCACAG GGCTCAACATGGAGCTGGAAGACATCGCAAAGCTGAAGA TGATCCTGCTTCGCCTGGAGGGGGCTATTGATGCTGTCCAGCTGCCTGGGGATGACAGAGGAGTCACCAAACCTGGAAG CTACATCTTTGAGCTATTTGCTGAAGCCCAAATAACATTTCAAACCAAAGGCTGCATTTTGGAATCACTGGACCAGATAATCCAGCACCTGGCAGGAC GTACTGGTGTATTCACCAACACAGTTGGGTTGCAGAAGCTCATGGACATTATCCAG ATCGTGTTCAGTGTGGACCCTCCTGAAGGCAGCCCTGGTTCCCTGGTAGGGCTGGGTATCTCACATTCCTATAAG GTACACATCCACCCTGAAACCAGTCACTGGAGGACAGCTCAGCGGTCAGATGCCTGGAGCACCACTACATCTAGGAAACAAG GGAAGGTGCTGAGCTACTGGTGCTTCAGTCCCAGCCACAGCATGCGTGAACTGGTCTACCAAGGAGTCCGAACCCTTATCCTCACCAGTGGCACACTGGCTCCGCTGTCCTCCTTCGCTCTGGAGATGCAGAT CCCATTTCCAGTCTGTCTAGAGAACCCACACATCATTGGCAGGAATCAGCTCTGGGTGGGAGTTGTCCCCAGAGGACCTGATGGTGTCCAGCTGAGCTCTGCCTATGACAAAAG GTTTTCTAAGGAGTGCTTATCTTCCTTGGGGAAGGCTCTGG GCAACATCGCTCGTGTGGTGCCCCAGGGGCTTCTGGTCTTCTTCCCTTCCTACCCTGTCATGGAGAAAAGCCTGGAGTTCTGGCGG GCACAAGACTTGGCTAAGAAGGTGGAGGTGCTGAAGCCTCTATTTGTGGAACCCAGGAACAAAGGCAGCTTCTCAGAG GTTATTGATGCCTACTACCAGCGAGTTGCTTCCCCTGGGTCTAGTGGGGCTACCTTCTTAGCAGTGTGCCGAGGAAAG GCCAGTGAAGGACTGGACTTCTCAGACATGAACGGTCGTGGTGTGATTGTCACTGGCCTCCCATATCCCCCACGAATGGATCCCCGTGTTGTCCTCAAGATGCAGTTCTTGGATGAGTTGAGAAGCCGGAGTGGGGCTGGAGGTCAG TGCCTCTCTGGGCAGGAGTGGTACCAACAACAGGCATCCAGGGCTGTGAACCAGGCTATTGGGAGGGTTATCCGACACCGCCATGACTATGGAGCCATCTTCCTATGTGACCACAG GTTCGCCTATGCTGATGCCAGAGCCCAGCTGCCCTCCTGGGTGCGCCCCTACCTCAAAGTGTATGACAACTTTGGCCATGTCGTCCGAGATGTAGCCCAGTTCTTCCGTGTTGCTCAGAAAACT ATGCCTTTGCCAGTTCCCCAGGCTGTGACCTCAAGTGTAAGTGAGAGAGAAGTTTCTGTCAAGGAGGCTACATTGTCcagccctctcctctccacccgGAAAGCCATGAGCTTGGATGTCCATGTGCCCAGCCTGAGGCAGAGGCCCATAG GATTATCAGCTTCTGGAGACTCTGAGAGCAGCCTGTGTGTTGAGTATGAGCAGCAGCCAATTTCTGCCCAGCAGAGGCCTGTGGGCCTGCTAGCCGCCTTAGAGTACAACGAGCAGAAGGGTGGGGCATCTGAGAAAGAACAG GCACTTGGCTCCTCCACCCTGCCTCTACGGTGTGAGAAGAGGCTGTCTGTtgagcagagaggaggaaggaggaaggtcaGGCTGGTCAGCCATCCG AAGGAACCGATGGCTGGCACACAAGACAGAGCCAAGCTGTTCATGGTAGCCGTGAAGCAAGCATTGAGTCAAGCCAACTTCAACACCTTTACCCAGGCCCTGCAGCACTATAAGGGTTCTGATGACTTTGAAGCCCTAGTAGCTTCTCTCACCTGCCTCTTTGCTGAAGACCCCAAGAAGCACATCCTATTTAAAG ACTTCTACCAGTTTGTACGACCCCACCACAAGCAGCAGTTTGAAGACATCTGCTTCCAGCTAACAGGCCAAGGCTGTGGCTACCAGCAAGGGCACGACCTTCCCTTCCGAGAACAAGCACAGTCAGCTGCGGACTCCACCA GTGTAGGTAGACAGCTGGACCCTGGAGAGCACCTGAACCAGGGGAGGCCTCACCTGTCTGCCCATCTGCTCCCTAAAG GAGACCCCAGCGATTGTCCAAAAGTGGGATGTACAGTAGAGAAACCTGGCCAGCCTGCCGTGAGTACCTACCTGTCTGACGTCCGCAAGGCTCTGGgatctgcaggctgcagccagcTTATGGCAGCTCTGAGGGCATATAAACAGGATGATGACCTGGGCAAGGTGCTGGCTGTGGTAGCAGCTCTGACCACTGCAAAACCTGAACACTTGTCCCTGCTACAGA GGTTTGGCATGTTTGTGCGTCCCCACCACAAGCCTCACTTCCTACAGACCTGTGCAGATCTGACAGGCCTTCCTACCACAAGCAAGGGCTTGGAGCTGCCAGGTCCCAAGGAAGAAAGCGTAACTGTGCCTTCTGAACTTGCCCACGAGGACACAAAACCAG GTCCCTCAATGTCCAACAAACCTGAGAAGACCCAGAGTAAGATCTCATCCTTCCTCAGACAGAGGCCAGACCAGAGTGTAAGGTCTGATGATTGCACCCCAGAGCCCATGAAGCCTATGAAGCCTGAGCGGA CAGCATTTGTGTGCCCGGCCTGTGCAGCTGAAGACACCGTGCTTTTCCAGTGCCCTTCCTGTGATTTCTACCGTTGTCGGGCCTGTTGGCAACAGCAACTCAAG GCCTCTAGAACGTGTCCAGATTGTGGTGCTGTTAATAGGAAGCAAAGCCTTGCACAGGTCTTCTGGCCGAAGCCCCATTCAACCCAAATGGAATTGGCTAACCCACTACAAGTCTCATACTTGACCACCTAG
- the Rtel1 gene encoding regulator of telomere elongation helicase 1 isoform X2, translating into MPRVVLNGVTVDFPFQPYQCQQEYMIKVLECLQKGVNGILESPTGTGKTLCLLCTTLAWREHLRDSVSSLKIAERVQGELFASRSLSSWNAAATSGDPIACYTDIPKIIYASRTHSQLTQVISELRNTSYRPKVCVLGSREQLCIHPEVKKQESNHMQIHLCRKKVASRSCHFYNNVEEKSLEQELATPILDIEDLVKNGSKHKVCPYYLSRNMKQQADIIFMPYNYLLDAKSRKAHNIDLKGTVVIFDEAHNVEKICEESASFDLTPRDVASGLEAINQVLEEQARVAQQGELQLEFSADTPSTGLNMELEDIAKLKMILLRLEGAIDAVQLPGDDRGVTKPGSYIFELFAEAQITFQTKGCILESLDQIIQHLAGRTGVFTNTVGLQKLMDIIQIVFSVDPPEGSPGSLVGLGISHSYKVHIHPETSHWRTAQRSDAWSTTTSRKQGKVLSYWCFSPSHSMRELVYQGVRTLILTSGTLAPLSSFALEMQMYETPLAGSQKTRNMVDGGGDACLDSRASCGPVSRRVSDLRSICSLFPLAIPSPFPVCLENPHIIGRNQLWVGVVPRGPDGVQLSSAYDKRFSKECLSSLGKALGNIARVVPQGLLVFFPSYPVMEKSLEFWRAQDLAKKVEVLKPLFVEPRNKGSFSEVIDAYYQRVASPGSSGATFLAVCRGKASEGLDFSDMNGRGVIVTGLPYPPRMDPRVVLKMQFLDELRSRSGAGGQCLSGQEWYQQQASRAVNQAIGRVIRHRHDYGAIFLCDHRFAYADARAQLPSWVRPYLKVYDNFGHVVRDVAQFFRVAQKTMPLPVPQAVTSSVSEREVSVKEATLSSPLLSTRKAMSLDVHVPSLRQRPIGLSASGDSESSLCVEYEQQPISAQQRPVGLLAALEYNEQKGGASEKEQALGSSTLPLRCEKRLSVEQRGGRRKVRLVSHPKEPMAGTQDRAKLFMVAVKQALSQANFNTFTQALQHYKGSDDFEALVASLTCLFAEDPKKHILFKDFYQFVRPHHKQQFEDICFQLTGQGCGYQQGHDLPFREQAQSAADSTSVGRQLDPGEHLNQGRPHLSAHLLPKGDPSDCPKVGCTVEKPGQPAVSTYLSDVRKALGSAGCSQLMAALRAYKQDDDLGKVLAVVAALTTAKPEHLSLLQRFGMFVRPHHKPHFLQTCADLTGLPTTSKGLELPGPKEESVTVPSELAHEDTKPGPSMSNKPEKTQSKISSFLRQRPDQSVRSDDCTPEPMKPMKPERTFVCPACAAEDTVLFQCPSCDFYRCRACWQQQLKASRTCPDCGAVNRKQSLAQVFWPKPHSTQMELANPLQVSYLTT; encoded by the exons ATGCCCAGGGTAGTCCTGAATGGTGTGACAGTGGATTTCCCTTTCCAGCCCTACCAATGTCAACAGGAGTACATGATCAAGGTGCTAGAATGTCTCCAGAAG GGAGTGAATGGCATCCTAGAGAGCCCCACAGGCACTGGGAAGACGCTCTGCCTCCTCTGCACTACATTGGCCTGGCGGGAACATCTCCGTGATTCTGTTTCTTCCCTAAAGATTGCTGAGAGAGTTCAAGGTGAACTCTTTGCCAGTCGGTCTTTGTCATCCTGGAATGCTGCTGCTACCAGTGGAGACCCGATAG CTTGCTACACAGACATCCCAAAGATCATCTATGCTTCTAGAACGCACTCACagctaactcaggtcatcagtgaGCTTCGGAATACTTCCTACCG GCCCAAGGTGTGTGTGCTGGGCTCCCGGGAGCAGCTGTGTATTCACCCTGAAGTGAAGAAGCAGGAGAGTAACCACATGCAG ATCCATTTATGCCGCAAGAAGGTAGCAAGTCGCTCCTGCCATTTCTACAACAATGTAGAAG AGAAAAGCCTGGAGCAGGAGTTGGCCACCCCCATCCTGGACATTGAAGACCTTGTCAAGAATGGAAGCAAACACAA AGTGTGCCCATACTACCTTTCTCGAAACATGAAGCAGCAAGCTGACATCATCTTTATGCCATACAATTACTTGTTGGATGCTAAG AGTCGTAAGGCACACAACATTGACCTGAAGGGGACAGTCGTGATCTTTGATGAAGCCCACAATGTG GAGAAGATATGTGAGGAGTCAGCCTCCTTTGACTTGACGCCCCGTGATGTGGCTTCAGGACTGGAGGCTATTAACCAGGTTTTAGAGGAGCAAGCCCGGGTGGCTCAGCAGGGTGAACTCCAACTGGAGTTCAGTGCAGATACCCCCAGCACAG GGCTCAACATGGAGCTGGAAGACATCGCAAAGCTGAAGA TGATCCTGCTTCGCCTGGAGGGGGCTATTGATGCTGTCCAGCTGCCTGGGGATGACAGAGGAGTCACCAAACCTGGAAG CTACATCTTTGAGCTATTTGCTGAAGCCCAAATAACATTTCAAACCAAAGGCTGCATTTTGGAATCACTGGACCAGATAATCCAGCACCTGGCAGGAC GTACTGGTGTATTCACCAACACAGTTGGGTTGCAGAAGCTCATGGACATTATCCAG ATCGTGTTCAGTGTGGACCCTCCTGAAGGCAGCCCTGGTTCCCTGGTAGGGCTGGGTATCTCACATTCCTATAAG GTACACATCCACCCTGAAACCAGTCACTGGAGGACAGCTCAGCGGTCAGATGCCTGGAGCACCACTACATCTAGGAAACAAG GGAAGGTGCTGAGCTACTGGTGCTTCAGTCCCAGCCACAGCATGCGTGAACTGGTCTACCAAGGAGTCCGAACCCTTATCCTCACCAGTGGCACACTGGCTCCGCTGTCCTCCTTCGCTCTGGAGATGCAGATGTATGAGACACCTCTGGCTGGAAGTCAAAAAACTAGGAACatggtggatgggggtggggatgcttGCCTGGACTCCAGGGCTTCCTGTGGGCCAGTGTCCAGAAGGGTCTCAGATCTCAGGTCTATTTGTTCTCTATTTCCTCTGGCCATTCCCAGCCCATTTCCAGTCTGTCTAGAGAACCCACACATCATTGGCAGGAATCAGCTCTGGGTGGGAGTTGTCCCCAGAGGACCTGATGGTGTCCAGCTGAGCTCTGCCTATGACAAAAG GTTTTCTAAGGAGTGCTTATCTTCCTTGGGGAAGGCTCTGG GCAACATCGCTCGTGTGGTGCCCCAGGGGCTTCTGGTCTTCTTCCCTTCCTACCCTGTCATGGAGAAAAGCCTGGAGTTCTGGCGG GCACAAGACTTGGCTAAGAAGGTGGAGGTGCTGAAGCCTCTATTTGTGGAACCCAGGAACAAAGGCAGCTTCTCAGAG GTTATTGATGCCTACTACCAGCGAGTTGCTTCCCCTGGGTCTAGTGGGGCTACCTTCTTAGCAGTGTGCCGAGGAAAG GCCAGTGAAGGACTGGACTTCTCAGACATGAACGGTCGTGGTGTGATTGTCACTGGCCTCCCATATCCCCCACGAATGGATCCCCGTGTTGTCCTCAAGATGCAGTTCTTGGATGAGTTGAGAAGCCGGAGTGGGGCTGGAGGTCAG TGCCTCTCTGGGCAGGAGTGGTACCAACAACAGGCATCCAGGGCTGTGAACCAGGCTATTGGGAGGGTTATCCGACACCGCCATGACTATGGAGCCATCTTCCTATGTGACCACAG GTTCGCCTATGCTGATGCCAGAGCCCAGCTGCCCTCCTGGGTGCGCCCCTACCTCAAAGTGTATGACAACTTTGGCCATGTCGTCCGAGATGTAGCCCAGTTCTTCCGTGTTGCTCAGAAAACT ATGCCTTTGCCAGTTCCCCAGGCTGTGACCTCAAGTGTAAGTGAGAGAGAAGTTTCTGTCAAGGAGGCTACATTGTCcagccctctcctctccacccgGAAAGCCATGAGCTTGGATGTCCATGTGCCCAGCCTGAGGCAGAGGCCCATAG GATTATCAGCTTCTGGAGACTCTGAGAGCAGCCTGTGTGTTGAGTATGAGCAGCAGCCAATTTCTGCCCAGCAGAGGCCTGTGGGCCTGCTAGCCGCCTTAGAGTACAACGAGCAGAAGGGTGGGGCATCTGAGAAAGAACAG GCACTTGGCTCCTCCACCCTGCCTCTACGGTGTGAGAAGAGGCTGTCTGTtgagcagagaggaggaaggaggaaggtcaGGCTGGTCAGCCATCCG AAGGAACCGATGGCTGGCACACAAGACAGAGCCAAGCTGTTCATGGTAGCCGTGAAGCAAGCATTGAGTCAAGCCAACTTCAACACCTTTACCCAGGCCCTGCAGCACTATAAGGGTTCTGATGACTTTGAAGCCCTAGTAGCTTCTCTCACCTGCCTCTTTGCTGAAGACCCCAAGAAGCACATCCTATTTAAAG ACTTCTACCAGTTTGTACGACCCCACCACAAGCAGCAGTTTGAAGACATCTGCTTCCAGCTAACAGGCCAAGGCTGTGGCTACCAGCAAGGGCACGACCTTCCCTTCCGAGAACAAGCACAGTCAGCTGCGGACTCCACCA GTGTAGGTAGACAGCTGGACCCTGGAGAGCACCTGAACCAGGGGAGGCCTCACCTGTCTGCCCATCTGCTCCCTAAAG GAGACCCCAGCGATTGTCCAAAAGTGGGATGTACAGTAGAGAAACCTGGCCAGCCTGCCGTGAGTACCTACCTGTCTGACGTCCGCAAGGCTCTGGgatctgcaggctgcagccagcTTATGGCAGCTCTGAGGGCATATAAACAGGATGATGACCTGGGCAAGGTGCTGGCTGTGGTAGCAGCTCTGACCACTGCAAAACCTGAACACTTGTCCCTGCTACAGA GGTTTGGCATGTTTGTGCGTCCCCACCACAAGCCTCACTTCCTACAGACCTGTGCAGATCTGACAGGCCTTCCTACCACAAGCAAGGGCTTGGAGCTGCCAGGTCCCAAGGAAGAAAGCGTAACTGTGCCTTCTGAACTTGCCCACGAGGACACAAAACCAG GTCCCTCAATGTCCAACAAACCTGAGAAGACCCAGAGTAAGATCTCATCCTTCCTCAGACAGAGGCCAGACCAGAGTGTAAGGTCTGATGATTGCACCCCAGAGCCCATGAAGCCTATGAAGCCTGAGCGGA CATTTGTGTGCCCGGCCTGTGCAGCTGAAGACACCGTGCTTTTCCAGTGCCCTTCCTGTGATTTCTACCGTTGTCGGGCCTGTTGGCAACAGCAACTCAAG GCCTCTAGAACGTGTCCAGATTGTGGTGCTGTTAATAGGAAGCAAAGCCTTGCACAGGTCTTCTGGCCGAAGCCCCATTCAACCCAAATGGAATTGGCTAACCCACTACAAGTCTCATACTTGACCACCTAG